The following coding sequences are from one Thermostaphylospora chromogena window:
- the murA gene encoding UDP-N-acetylglucosamine 1-carboxyvinyltransferase: MTQMIRYRVRGGNALRGTAFIQGAKNAVLPMIGASLLATEGRTVLRNVPIIEDVRRAVELAEAVGARVELHEAERTLVIDASKLTSPVLPAEIARRFRGSVLFVPALLHRLGEAVLEGVGGCNLGSRNLDFHYLGYKRLGAIVDEGDTVIRVKAAGLTGAPLYLDTPSHTGTENLIMAASLAPGTTVIENAALEPEVLDVIEMLTKMGARIRGGGTGFITVEGVDELRAVEHRVMPDRLDAGVFAMAAAITGGEVHLVGANLDHLGVVRWKLEQMGVEFEDQGAVLRVRRDRPLRPINVITDTFPGFATDLQSPIMAVACLADGASYIHERIFDGRFALAGELNKMGASVKVEGSRAVVHGPTPLTGTQVTAHDLRSGIALVLAGLAAEGDTEISNGYLIDRGHSYLAERMQALGADVRREISSS; encoded by the coding sequence CGATGATCGGCGCCTCGCTACTGGCCACGGAAGGCCGTACGGTGCTCCGCAACGTACCGATCATCGAAGACGTGCGCCGGGCCGTCGAGCTCGCCGAGGCGGTCGGTGCCCGCGTCGAGCTTCACGAGGCGGAGCGCACGCTGGTCATCGATGCCTCCAAACTGACCAGCCCCGTTCTTCCCGCAGAGATCGCCCGCCGGTTCCGCGGCTCGGTGCTGTTCGTGCCCGCGCTGCTGCATCGCCTGGGCGAGGCCGTACTCGAAGGCGTGGGCGGCTGCAACCTCGGCAGCCGCAACCTCGACTTCCACTACCTGGGCTACAAGCGCCTGGGCGCGATCGTGGACGAAGGCGACACCGTCATCCGCGTCAAGGCGGCGGGCCTGACCGGCGCCCCGCTATACCTCGACACCCCCTCCCACACCGGGACCGAGAATCTGATCATGGCCGCCTCGCTGGCCCCCGGCACCACCGTGATCGAGAACGCGGCGCTGGAGCCCGAGGTCCTCGACGTCATCGAGATGCTGACCAAGATGGGCGCGCGGATCCGCGGCGGCGGCACCGGCTTCATCACCGTCGAGGGCGTGGACGAGCTGCGGGCCGTCGAGCACCGCGTTATGCCCGACCGGCTGGACGCGGGCGTGTTCGCCATGGCCGCGGCGATCACCGGCGGCGAGGTGCACCTGGTCGGCGCCAACCTCGACCACCTCGGCGTGGTGCGCTGGAAGCTGGAGCAGATGGGTGTGGAGTTCGAGGACCAGGGCGCGGTGCTGCGCGTGCGGCGCGACCGCCCGCTGCGTCCGATCAACGTGATCACCGACACCTTCCCCGGCTTCGCCACCGACCTGCAATCTCCGATCATGGCGGTGGCCTGTCTCGCCGACGGCGCCAGTTACATTCACGAGCGCATCTTCGACGGCCGATTCGCGCTGGCCGGCGAACTGAACAAGATGGGCGCCTCCGTGAAGGTGGAAGGGAGCCGGGCGGTGGTCCACGGTCCCACCCCGCTCACCGGCACGCAGGTGACGGCGCACGATTTGCGGTCGGGTATCGCTCTGGTTCTGGCCGGGTTGGCGGCGGAGGGTGACACCGAGATCTCCAACGGTTATCTCATTGACCGGGGCCACTCCTATCTCGCCGAGCGCATGCAGGCTCTCGGCGCTGATGTGCGGCGCGAGATTTCATCGTCATGA